A stretch of the Porifericola rhodea genome encodes the following:
- a CDS encoding Ohr family peroxiredoxin: METIYSSTVTSKGGLYGHVSSENNALDADVYMPTGTNSEKQKGTTPEQLFAASYAACLEGTLYHIAKVHNVELKDTQVTAEVKAVQVEKGDLRFALDLSVSIPDVDQDKAQNILDNAYKNCPLTKATKDNMEVNVSLV; the protein is encoded by the coding sequence ATGGAAACTATATATTCTAGCACAGTAACTTCTAAAGGTGGCCTGTACGGACATGTAAGCTCAGAAAATAATGCTCTTGATGCCGATGTGTATATGCCTACTGGCACTAATTCTGAGAAACAGAAAGGTACTACCCCTGAGCAACTTTTTGCGGCTAGCTATGCTGCATGCCTGGAAGGTACGCTATACCACATAGCTAAAGTACATAATGTGGAACTGAAAGATACCCAGGTAACAGCTGAGGTTAAGGCTGTACAGGTAGAAAAAGGTGACTTACGTTTTGCACTTGACCTGAGTGTTAGTATTCCTGATGTGGATCAGGATAAAGCGCAGAACATACTAGACAATGCGTACAAAAATTGCCCTCTTACCAAGGCGACTAAAGATAATATGGAGGTAAATGTAAGTCTGGTGTAA
- a CDS encoding SAM hydrolase/SAM-dependent halogenase family protein: protein MPLITFTSDFGLTDYYIAAVKAKLYADNPSLNIIDISHQIDSFSIAHASFVLRSVYKDFPQDTVHLIAVGASSYAEEYIAVRMDNHYFVSADNGIISLLSEQEPQQIVSLPSAHTSTFAAKDALAPAAAALASGKNMEEIGEVVHQMNRKIPRQLKANKKGISGNVVHVDHYGNLITNIDRYTFDVLSKDVEYEIVFGREHFFKVNKAYYDVDYGECALFFNHLGLLEISINHGSASDLLGMSYDSPVQIHFKRD, encoded by the coding sequence ATGCCGCTGATCACATTTACGTCAGATTTTGGTCTGACCGATTATTACATTGCTGCGGTCAAGGCTAAACTATATGCAGATAATCCTTCTCTAAATATTATTGATATTAGCCATCAGATTGACAGCTTTAGTATTGCACATGCTTCATTTGTTTTACGTTCGGTATATAAAGATTTTCCTCAAGATACTGTACACTTAATTGCTGTAGGAGCCTCCTCTTATGCTGAAGAGTACATTGCTGTGCGAATGGATAACCACTATTTTGTAAGTGCAGATAATGGAATTATCAGTTTGTTAAGTGAGCAGGAACCACAGCAGATTGTAAGTTTACCTTCTGCGCATACCTCAACTTTTGCCGCCAAAGATGCCCTGGCTCCGGCAGCGGCAGCCCTGGCATCAGGTAAAAATATGGAGGAGATAGGAGAGGTAGTGCATCAGATGAACCGAAAAATCCCTCGCCAGCTTAAGGCTAACAAAAAAGGTATTTCAGGAAATGTTGTTCATGTAGATCACTACGGAAACCTGATAACCAACATTGACCGCTATACCTTTGATGTACTCAGCAAAGATGTAGAATATGAAATTGTGTTTGGCAGGGAGCATTTTTTTAAAGTCAACAAAGCTTATTATGATGTAGACTACGGTGAGTGTGCACTTTTCTTTAATCATCTGGGGCTGTTGGAAATTAGCATTAACCACGGGAGTGCATCGGACCTCCTCGGTATGAGCTACGATAGCCCGGTACAGATTCATTTTAAGCGTGACTGA
- a CDS encoding PhoH family protein gives MVEKIITLENISLLDFLGVENKNIKQVSNAFPESKIVSRGNEIRIQGSTPEIIKINDILNSLLAHYHKYGKLTEDNVQTLINSENKPDFIAGDDEILLYGTRGAVIKPKTTNQRSLVEAAAQNDLVFAIGPAGTGKTYISVALAVKALKNKRVKKIIITRPAVEAGENLGFLPGDLKEKIDPYLRPIYDALFDMVPSEKLKFYEENKVIEIAPLAYMRGRTLQNAFILLDEAQNTTPMQIKMFLTRMGPNSKVIVTGDRSQIDLPKNHKSGLIETLNVLKDVKGIGFVELSGEDVVRHKLVKDIIEAYDRAENDISK, from the coding sequence TTGGTAGAAAAGATAATTACACTGGAAAACATATCGCTCCTGGACTTTTTAGGAGTAGAAAATAAAAACATCAAACAGGTTTCCAATGCTTTTCCTGAAAGCAAAATTGTTTCGCGGGGGAATGAAATACGCATACAGGGCAGTACGCCCGAAATTATCAAAATTAATGACATACTGAATTCTCTCCTTGCACATTACCATAAATACGGAAAACTGACAGAAGATAATGTACAAACCTTAATCAATAGCGAAAACAAGCCTGACTTTATCGCTGGTGATGATGAGATTTTATTGTACGGTACTCGGGGAGCAGTCATTAAACCTAAAACGACTAACCAGAGATCTTTGGTTGAAGCTGCCGCTCAAAATGACCTGGTATTTGCTATAGGACCCGCTGGTACCGGAAAAACCTATATCTCAGTAGCGCTGGCTGTTAAAGCATTAAAAAATAAGCGTGTCAAGAAAATTATTATCACCAGACCGGCAGTAGAGGCTGGAGAAAATCTTGGTTTTTTGCCTGGTGATTTAAAAGAAAAGATTGACCCTTACCTCCGCCCTATCTACGATGCACTTTTTGACATGGTACCCAGCGAAAAACTAAAATTTTATGAGGAAAACAAGGTTATTGAAATAGCTCCTCTGGCTTATATGAGAGGTCGTACCCTGCAGAATGCTTTTATCTTACTGGATGAGGCGCAGAATACTACCCCTATGCAGATTAAGATGTTTCTTACTCGTATGGGTCCTAATTCTAAAGTAATAGTTACGGGTGACCGTTCACAGATAGATTTACCAAAAAATCATAAATCTGGCTTGATTGAAACCCTAAACGTGCTCAAAGACGTGAAAGGTATAGGCTTTGTAGAGCTTAGTGGCGAAGATGTAGTGAGGCATAAGCTGGTCAAAGATATTATTGAAGCATACGATCGTGCTGAAAATGATATCAGTAAATAG
- a CDS encoding GNAT family N-acetyltransferase, protein MIEVRKVANQTELEQIFKIREEVFVKEQEVAPEDEYDEFEETSTHFLATVDGVACGTARWRQTEKGIKLERFAVLKNYRNSGVGQEILRVLLADIEEDPNVSEQKKYMHAQTIAIPFYKKFGFETIGDEFTECGIKHYLMEK, encoded by the coding sequence TTGATAGAAGTCAGAAAAGTAGCAAACCAGACAGAACTGGAACAAATATTTAAAATAAGGGAAGAAGTTTTTGTGAAAGAGCAGGAAGTAGCTCCTGAAGATGAGTATGACGAATTTGAAGAAACCTCCACTCATTTTTTAGCAACTGTAGATGGAGTAGCCTGTGGTACGGCACGCTGGAGGCAAACCGAGAAAGGTATTAAGCTGGAAAGATTTGCTGTACTAAAAAACTATCGTAATTCAGGTGTAGGCCAGGAGATTTTGCGTGTGTTACTGGCTGATATTGAGGAAGATCCTAACGTTAGTGAACAAAAAAAATACATGCACGCGCAAACGATCGCAATTCCGTTTTATAAAAAATTTGGTTTTGAGACCATAGGCGATGAGTTTACCGAATGCGGAATAAAACATTATCTCATGGAAAAATAA
- the trxB gene encoding thioredoxin-disulfide reductase, whose amino-acid sequence MTKEKVNVLILGSGPAGYTAAIYASRANLNPVLYHGNQPGGQLTITTDVENYPGYPEGIMGPQMMLDFEQQAKRFGTDIRNGLATSVDFSSYPHKVIIDEQHEVEANAVIIATGASAKWLGLESEEKLNGKGVSACAVCDGFFFRGQEVAVVGGGDTAAEEASYLSKLCKKVYLLVRRDEMRASAIMQKRVESADNIEILWNTETEEILGKEEVEGMRVVNNQTGEKKDIAIQGFFVAIGHQPNTAIFKDYIDMEDSGYIKTIPGTSRTNVEGVFASGDAQDHVYRQAITAAGTGCMAALDAERFLAAKELGVVEGIPTISMKE is encoded by the coding sequence ATGACTAAAGAAAAAGTCAATGTATTAATATTAGGGTCAGGCCCTGCCGGATATACAGCAGCTATTTACGCTTCAAGAGCTAATCTAAATCCCGTGTTGTATCATGGTAATCAGCCTGGAGGTCAGTTGACCATTACCACCGATGTAGAAAACTATCCTGGCTACCCTGAAGGTATTATGGGCCCCCAGATGATGTTGGATTTTGAGCAGCAGGCTAAGAGGTTTGGTACTGACATACGTAATGGATTGGCTACTTCTGTAGACTTTTCATCATATCCTCATAAAGTAATAATTGACGAACAACACGAAGTTGAAGCAAACGCAGTGATTATCGCTACCGGGGCTTCTGCTAAGTGGTTAGGTTTAGAGTCTGAAGAAAAACTAAACGGTAAGGGAGTGTCTGCCTGTGCGGTATGTGATGGATTCTTCTTCCGTGGCCAGGAGGTTGCTGTAGTTGGAGGAGGAGATACGGCAGCAGAAGAAGCCAGCTATCTGTCTAAACTTTGTAAAAAAGTATACCTATTAGTTCGTAGAGACGAAATGCGTGCTTCTGCTATTATGCAAAAAAGAGTAGAAAGTGCTGACAATATAGAAATTCTTTGGAATACAGAAACTGAAGAGATTCTCGGAAAAGAGGAAGTAGAAGGTATGCGCGTGGTAAATAACCAGACTGGTGAGAAGAAAGACATAGCTATACAGGGCTTCTTCGTAGCCATTGGGCATCAGCCTAACACGGCGATTTTTAAAGACTATATAGACATGGAAGATAGTGGCTATATAAAGACTATTCCGGGTACCTCTCGTACTAACGTAGAAGGTGTATTTGCTTCTGGCGATGCCCAGGACCATGTGTACCGTCAGGCTATTACCGCAGCAGGTACCGGCTGTATGGCAGCACTGGATGCTGAACGCTTTCTGGCAGCTAAAGAACTGGGAGTAGTTGAGGGTATCCCTACTATTTCAATGAAGGAGTAA
- a CDS encoding sigma-70 family RNA polymerase sigma factor: protein MRQLKISKQITNRESQSLDKYLQEIGKVDLLTPDEEVDLAKRIRSGDQLALEKLTKANLRFVVSVAKQYQNQGLTLGDLINEGNLGLIKAAQRFDETRGFKFISYAVWWIRQSILQALAEQSRIVRLPLNRVGSLNKISKTFSELEQKYEREPSPDELADVLEVTTNEVVDTMKISGRHVSMDAPFVQGEENSLLDVLENDTEDTPDSSLMNDSLRREVQRALSTLTQREADVITLYFGLNGEHAMTLEEIGERFNLTRERVRQIKEKAIRRLRHTSRSKALKPYLG, encoded by the coding sequence ATGAGACAACTAAAGATTAGTAAACAGATTACTAATAGGGAAAGTCAGTCGCTGGACAAATACCTGCAGGAGATAGGAAAAGTGGATCTGCTGACTCCCGATGAGGAAGTAGATCTGGCTAAAAGAATAAGATCAGGAGATCAGCTGGCGCTGGAGAAGCTGACTAAGGCAAACCTTAGATTCGTAGTGTCAGTTGCCAAACAATATCAAAATCAAGGGTTGACCTTAGGCGACCTTATCAATGAGGGTAATCTGGGCCTAATCAAAGCAGCACAAAGATTTGATGAAACTCGTGGGTTTAAATTTATCTCCTATGCGGTATGGTGGATACGACAGTCTATCCTACAGGCACTGGCAGAGCAGTCAAGAATAGTGAGACTACCACTAAACCGAGTGGGCTCTCTTAATAAAATATCAAAAACGTTTTCTGAACTGGAGCAGAAGTATGAGCGTGAGCCTTCTCCTGATGAACTGGCCGACGTACTGGAGGTAACTACCAATGAGGTAGTAGATACCATGAAAATTTCAGGACGTCACGTATCAATGGATGCTCCTTTTGTGCAGGGAGAAGAAAACAGCCTGCTAGATGTACTGGAAAACGATACTGAAGATACGCCTGACTCTTCTTTGATGAATGACTCTCTAAGAAGAGAAGTTCAGCGAGCACTATCAACCCTAACCCAACGCGAGGCTGACGTAATTACACTTTATTTTGGCCTTAATGGTGAGCATGCCATGACATTGGAAGAAATCGGTGAAAGATTTAACCTAACTCGTGAACGTGTGAGACAAATTAAAGAAAAAGCGATTCGTCGTTTACGTCATACTTCCCGTAGTAAAGCACTAAAGCCTTATCTTGGCTAA
- the pnp gene encoding polyribonucleotide nucleotidyltransferase yields MHPNAITKEVTLADGKVITIETGKLARQADGAVVVRMGDTMLLATVVANKEAREGVDFLPLSVDYQEKFAAAGRIPGGFVKREGRLSEHEILVSRLVDRALRPIFPSDFHAEVQVNISLISADKKVMPDALAAFAASAAIAVSDIPFAEPISEVRVIQHKGAYIVNPEVDQIAEAELDLIVAGSSKNIIMVEGEMDEVSEKEMLEAIKVAHEAIKIQCQAQQELSDQLNPNKRVYEHEVHDEELKKEIFDKYYEQFYSVYAEGIASKEERREKFNAIKESYTESLPEEHEINLDLVSRYFGEVQKKAARNLVLDEKKRLDGRQLDEVRPISSEVGYLPTAHGSAIFTRGETQSLTTVTLGTKLDEQMIDGAMITGSSKFILHYNFPAFSTGEVRPNRGPGRREIGHGNLAFRALKKVLPKDEDNPYTIRVVSDILESNGSSSMATVCAGSLALMDAGIPVSASVSGIAMGLITDPESGKYAVLSDILGDEDHLGDMDFKVAGTSKGITACQMDIKIDGLSFEVLEEALEQANRGRMHILEEMNKTISQPNENLKANAPRSVSIKIERDMIGALIGPGGKVVQEIQKETNTTIVIEEIDDKGHVNIFASDEEDMNRALSRVKAIVAVPTVGEIYEGTVKSIMPFGAFVEFMPGKDGLLHISEIKWERLENMDGVMEVGEQVRVKLVDVDKKTGKYRLSRKVLLPKPEKK; encoded by the coding sequence ATGCATCCTAACGCAATTACGAAAGAAGTTACACTCGCTGACGGCAAGGTTATTACAATAGAAACCGGCAAGTTAGCAAGACAGGCAGATGGTGCCGTAGTAGTTCGCATGGGCGATACCATGCTGCTTGCTACCGTCGTAGCTAACAAAGAAGCTCGTGAAGGAGTAGATTTTCTTCCTTTGTCTGTTGATTATCAGGAAAAATTTGCCGCCGCGGGTAGAATTCCCGGCGGATTTGTAAAGCGCGAAGGTAGACTTTCAGAGCACGAAATTCTGGTAAGCCGCCTTGTAGACAGAGCTTTACGTCCTATTTTTCCTAGTGACTTCCATGCTGAGGTGCAGGTAAACATTAGCCTTATCTCTGCTGATAAAAAAGTAATGCCTGATGCGCTTGCCGCCTTCGCTGCTTCTGCGGCTATTGCGGTATCCGACATACCTTTTGCTGAACCCATTTCTGAAGTAAGGGTAATCCAGCATAAAGGAGCATATATTGTAAACCCTGAGGTTGATCAAATAGCTGAAGCTGAGCTAGACCTAATTGTGGCCGGTTCTAGCAAGAATATCATCATGGTAGAGGGAGAAATGGATGAAGTGAGTGAGAAGGAAATGCTTGAGGCGATCAAAGTAGCTCATGAAGCTATCAAAATTCAATGTCAGGCTCAGCAGGAGCTTTCCGACCAACTGAACCCTAACAAGCGTGTGTATGAGCACGAGGTTCATGATGAAGAGCTGAAAAAAGAAATCTTTGATAAATATTACGAGCAATTCTACAGTGTATATGCAGAAGGAATAGCTAGCAAAGAAGAGCGTAGAGAGAAGTTCAACGCCATTAAAGAAAGCTACACTGAAAGCCTTCCTGAGGAACACGAAATTAATCTGGATCTGGTAAGCCGATATTTCGGAGAAGTTCAGAAAAAAGCAGCGCGTAATCTGGTGCTTGACGAAAAGAAAAGACTGGATGGACGCCAGTTAGATGAAGTTCGGCCTATCTCATCAGAAGTGGGTTATTTGCCTACAGCACATGGCTCTGCCATCTTCACCAGAGGTGAAACTCAGTCGCTAACTACAGTTACGCTGGGTACTAAACTGGATGAACAGATGATAGATGGAGCTATGATCACCGGAAGCAGTAAATTTATCCTTCACTACAACTTCCCTGCTTTCTCTACCGGAGAGGTAAGACCAAACCGTGGACCAGGTCGCCGTGAAATCGGCCATGGTAACCTTGCTTTCAGAGCTCTTAAGAAAGTTTTACCTAAAGATGAGGATAATCCTTACACCATACGAGTTGTATCAGATATTCTAGAATCTAATGGTTCTTCTTCTATGGCAACTGTATGTGCAGGTTCTCTTGCGCTGATGGATGCTGGTATTCCTGTTTCTGCCTCAGTTTCTGGTATTGCCATGGGACTTATCACAGACCCTGAGTCAGGTAAATATGCGGTTCTTTCTGATATTTTAGGGGATGAAGACCACCTGGGAGATATGGACTTTAAAGTAGCGGGTACTTCTAAAGGAATTACTGCCTGCCAGATGGATATCAAAATTGATGGTTTGTCTTTTGAAGTGCTGGAAGAGGCCTTAGAGCAAGCTAACCGTGGGCGTATGCATATTCTGGAAGAAATGAACAAAACCATTTCTCAACCTAACGAAAATCTTAAAGCAAACGCTCCTCGCTCAGTATCTATCAAAATTGAGCGTGATATGATTGGGGCTCTTATCGGTCCTGGTGGAAAAGTAGTACAGGAGATTCAGAAAGAAACTAACACTACTATTGTTATAGAAGAAATAGATGATAAAGGACATGTTAATATCTTTGCTTCTGACGAAGAAGATATGAATAGAGCCTTATCACGAGTGAAAGCGATTGTAGCAGTACCTACTGTAGGTGAGATTTACGAAGGTACGGTTAAATCTATCATGCCTTTTGGTGCTTTTGTGGAGTTTATGCCAGGAAAAGACGGCTTGCTGCATATCTCTGAAATAAAATGGGAACGTCTGGAGAATATGGATGGAGTAATGGAAGTAGGAGAGCAGGTAAGAGTTAAGTTAGTAGACGTAGATAAGAAAACAGGAAAGTATCGTTTATCAAGAAAGGTACTTCTTCCCAAACCAGAGAAAAAGTAA
- the rpsO gene encoding 30S ribosomal protein S15, whose amino-acid sequence MYLTNEKKQEIFEKHGIAKSKTDTGSAESQIALFTHRINHLTEHLKTNKKDHSSRLGLLKLVGKRRRLLEYLQNNDIERYRATLADLNLRK is encoded by the coding sequence ATGTATTTAACCAACGAGAAAAAGCAAGAGATATTTGAAAAGCATGGTATTGCTAAGTCTAAGACTGATACCGGCTCTGCTGAGTCTCAGATAGCTCTTTTTACTCACAGAATCAATCACTTAACGGAGCACCTCAAAACAAACAAGAAAGACCACTCTTCTCGTCTAGGCTTGTTAAAGTTAGTAGGTAAGAGAAGAAGATTATTAGAATATCTTCAGAACAATGACATTGAGCGCTACAGAGCAACTTTAGCGGACTTGAACTTAAGAAAATAA
- a CDS encoding LptF/LptG family permease: MKKLDKFIISSFVGPFLLTFVVVVFILLTQYMLKYFDDFVGKDLGMDVFAELIMYFSINMTPVALPLAVLLSSLMTFGNLGEHFELTAIKGAGISLTRTVKPLFFFVLFISFLAFLSNNYVVPKANLKAYSLLYDIKQKKPALDIREGVFYGGIPQYEIKVNKKYPDGETLKEIIIYDHRNGLGNKNVIIADSGKMYTVDNDRFLKLELFNGNRYSEENMPGTRGNARGDTRFTRNSFDETTMVFSLASFDLQRTKEEYFAQHRRMKTMNELEEAIDSLNNEKLAIEYQAFTSSPSFYSYHLRYDTLMPQEIERKAFEIALSDTSLTIYDTDTITDDSLRMTIERQQSENSSVTASARSRLVSQVKQQQRQKRMRSSQNSKEKYIPAEVDSSLIQKVDTSFSETEYSSVVAKALNQSKTINNTLQINASKIQKLQRDINKDLYESRKKIAQAISCIIMFLIGAPLGAIIKRGGLGFPVLISICFFIAFYVLTEMSRKWADDLLMDAEIAVWFPNMVLLPFGILFMLQARLDTRILEPDFYKIWLDKLGNRLRLLKRKFAV, encoded by the coding sequence ATGAAAAAGCTTGATAAATTTATCATATCGTCTTTTGTAGGGCCATTTCTGCTTACTTTTGTAGTGGTGGTGTTTATACTGCTTACGCAGTACATGCTCAAGTACTTTGACGATTTTGTAGGAAAAGACCTGGGTATGGATGTGTTTGCTGAGCTTATCATGTACTTCAGCATTAACATGACACCGGTAGCATTGCCTCTGGCGGTCTTACTATCTTCCCTGATGACCTTTGGTAATTTAGGAGAGCATTTTGAGCTTACTGCCATAAAAGGTGCTGGTATCTCTCTTACCCGTACGGTAAAGCCTCTTTTCTTTTTTGTTCTCTTTATTTCTTTTCTAGCCTTTTTATCTAACAATTATGTAGTGCCTAAAGCTAACCTGAAAGCATATAGCCTACTTTATGATATTAAGCAGAAAAAACCAGCGCTGGATATACGTGAGGGCGTTTTTTACGGAGGGATACCGCAGTATGAAATTAAAGTAAATAAGAAGTACCCTGATGGGGAAACTCTGAAGGAGATAATTATCTATGATCATCGTAATGGCCTGGGCAACAAAAATGTGATCATTGCGGATTCGGGTAAGATGTATACGGTAGATAATGACCGCTTTCTTAAACTGGAACTGTTCAATGGTAACCGCTACTCTGAGGAAAACATGCCGGGCACACGTGGCAATGCACGGGGCGATACTCGCTTTACCCGTAATAGTTTTGATGAAACTACTATGGTGTTTAGTCTGGCCTCTTTTGACCTCCAAAGAACTAAAGAAGAGTACTTTGCCCAACACCGTCGGATGAAGACCATGAACGAATTGGAAGAAGCTATAGACTCTCTTAACAATGAAAAGCTAGCTATAGAATACCAGGCCTTTACCAGTTCTCCGTCTTTTTACAGCTACCATCTTCGCTACGATACCCTCATGCCCCAAGAAATAGAGCGTAAAGCTTTTGAGATTGCTCTTAGCGATACCAGCTTAACCATCTATGATACCGATACTATAACTGATGATAGTTTAAGAATGACAATTGAACGTCAGCAGAGTGAAAACTCATCAGTTACAGCTTCTGCCCGTAGCAGGTTGGTGTCTCAGGTAAAGCAGCAGCAAAGGCAGAAGAGAATGCGCAGCTCTCAGAACAGCAAAGAAAAATATATACCCGCAGAGGTTGACTCTAGTCTGATTCAGAAGGTGGATACTTCTTTTTCTGAGACTGAGTACAGTTCCGTAGTCGCTAAAGCGTTAAACCAGAGCAAAACCATTAATAATACATTACAGATTAATGCTTCTAAAATTCAAAAACTTCAGCGGGATATAAACAAAGACCTGTACGAAAGCAGAAAGAAGATCGCTCAGGCAATTTCCTGTATTATTATGTTTCTGATTGGAGCACCTTTAGGGGCTATTATTAAAAGGGGAGGCTTAGGGTTTCCTGTCCTTATTTCTATCTGTTTTTTTATCGCTTTTTATGTCCTGACAGAAATGAGTAGAAAATGGGCGGATGACCTTTTGATGGATGCTGAGATTGCTGTATGGTTCCCTAATATGGTATTGTTGCCTTTTGGTATACTGTTTATGCTACAGGCACGCTTAGATACCAGAATACTGGAACCTGATTTTTATAAGATATGGCTGGATAAGTTGGGGAACAGGTTGCGTCTGTTAAAAAGGAAATTCGCGGTTTGA
- a CDS encoding START-like domain-containing protein, with translation MEDKQYTAEFEFKASQKMLYPYLNTPGGLAQWFADDVIVNDDKVLVFFWDEEQHKARIASQRQNKYIKFEFLEDGIETNGEPPLELPPYIEIDLDTNELTGTVFMRITDTATSEDSDELHEIWQHLTDSLKEIVGG, from the coding sequence ATGGAAGATAAGCAATATACGGCTGAGTTTGAATTTAAAGCATCACAAAAAATGCTTTACCCCTACCTTAACACACCCGGTGGCTTAGCCCAATGGTTTGCTGATGATGTAATAGTAAACGACGATAAAGTGCTTGTCTTCTTTTGGGATGAAGAACAGCATAAAGCTCGAATTGCCAGCCAAAGACAAAATAAGTACATTAAGTTTGAGTTTCTGGAGGATGGAATAGAAACAAATGGTGAGCCACCCCTAGAACTACCGCCTTACATAGAAATTGATCTTGATACTAATGAACTTACCGGTACTGTCTTCATGAGAATTACCGATACTGCCACTTCTGAAGATAGCGATGAGTTGCATGAAATCTGGCAACACCTGACCGATAGCCTTAAAGAAATTGTAGGCGGCTAG